From Streptomyces asiaticus, one genomic window encodes:
- the sthA gene encoding Si-specific NAD(P)(+) transhydrogenase has translation MTDFDMLVIGSGPGGQKAAIAAAKLGRRVAVVDRKEMVGGVSLHTGTVPSKTLREAVLYLTGLTQRDLYGQSYRLKEEITVADLTARTQHVVGREVDVVRNQLSRNRVAMFSGTGRFVGDHTVAVTDATGQEQLLTAQHIVIATGTRPARPASVEFDERTIMDSDSVLNMERVPRSMVIVGAGVIGIEYASMFAALGSKVTVVEQREGMLDFCDVEIVEALKYRLRDLAVTFRFGETVAAVERHPRGALTILESGKKIPADAVMYSAGRQGLTDALDLAKAGLTADRRGRIAVDEHYRTAVPHIYAVGDVIGFPALAATSMEQGRSAAYHACEEPVNPIHHLQPIGIYSIPEISFIGRTEDQLTDEKVPFEVGVSRYRELARGQIVGDGHGMLKLLVSPEDRKLLGVHCFGTGATELIHIGQAVMGCGGTVDYLVDAVFNYPTFAESYKVAALDATNKMREVDHLRD, from the coding sequence GGCGGCCAGAAGGCTGCCATCGCCGCCGCGAAACTCGGTCGCCGGGTAGCCGTCGTCGACCGTAAGGAGATGGTGGGCGGGGTCTCCCTGCATACCGGAACCGTTCCGTCCAAGACCCTGCGCGAGGCGGTGCTCTATCTCACCGGGCTGACCCAGCGGGATCTCTACGGCCAGAGCTACCGGCTCAAGGAGGAGATCACCGTCGCCGACCTGACGGCCCGCACCCAGCATGTGGTCGGCCGTGAGGTGGATGTCGTCCGCAACCAGCTGTCCCGCAACCGGGTCGCGATGTTCTCCGGCACCGGGCGGTTCGTGGGCGACCACACCGTGGCCGTCACGGACGCCACCGGACAGGAGCAGCTGCTCACCGCCCAGCACATCGTGATCGCCACCGGCACCCGCCCGGCCCGCCCCGCGAGCGTGGAGTTCGACGAGCGGACGATCATGGACTCCGACAGCGTCCTCAACATGGAGCGGGTGCCGCGTTCCATGGTCATCGTGGGCGCCGGGGTGATCGGCATCGAGTACGCCTCGATGTTCGCCGCCCTGGGCAGCAAGGTCACCGTGGTCGAGCAGCGCGAGGGGATGCTGGACTTCTGCGATGTCGAGATCGTCGAGGCGCTGAAGTACCGGCTGCGCGACCTGGCCGTCACCTTCCGCTTCGGCGAGACCGTGGCGGCCGTCGAGCGCCATCCGCGGGGCGCCCTGACCATCCTGGAGAGCGGTAAGAAGATCCCCGCCGACGCGGTGATGTACTCCGCGGGGCGCCAGGGGCTCACCGACGCGCTGGACCTCGCCAAGGCGGGGCTCACCGCCGACCGGCGGGGCCGGATCGCGGTGGACGAGCACTACCGCACCGCCGTGCCGCACATCTACGCGGTCGGCGATGTCATCGGCTTCCCGGCCCTGGCCGCGACCTCCATGGAGCAGGGGCGGAGCGCGGCGTACCACGCCTGCGAGGAACCGGTGAACCCGATCCACCACCTCCAGCCGATCGGGATCTACAGCATCCCCGAGATCAGCTTCATAGGCCGCACCGAGGACCAGCTCACGGACGAGAAGGTGCCCTTCGAGGTCGGGGTCTCGCGCTATCGCGAGCTGGCCCGGGGCCAGATCGTCGGCGACGGCCACGGCATGCTGAAGCTGCTGGTCTCCCCGGAGGACCGGAAGCTGCTCGGCGTGCACTGCTTCGGCACCGGCGCCACCGAGCTGATCCACATCGGCCAGGCCGTGATGGGCTGCGGCGGTACCGTCGACTATCTGGTGGACGCGGTGTTCAACTATCCGACCTTCGCCGAGTCCTACAAGGTCGCCGCGCTCGACGCCACCAACAAGATGCGCGAGGTCGACCACCTGCGGGACTGA